Within the Ciona intestinalis unplaced genomic scaffold, KH HT000068.2, whole genome shotgun sequence genome, the region tatcctcacgactcccatagaccggtgttaattgtttaaaacacgatcaggatatttggatattatgtgctaaagtctttccccactctactataaattatatataaattatacatCACGttattataagttacattttataaatggttttatttttacacaggTAGTTTACCATTAGAATCAAAATGACTTCCTGTAGAGTTATATTGTTAGATGAGGCGGAAATTGACGTCACGATTACGGAACATTCGACGGGAAATGACGTGTTTTCCAACGTTTGCAAGTACCTCAACCTTATCGAGACCGATTACTTCGGGATTATTCGGAAAACTTCGGATCGCGAACATAACTGGATTAATTTGGAGAAAAGTCTGCACAAACAGATTGTAAAAGAGTGAGTCGAAATTAATGGTTT harbors:
- the LOC108950231 gene encoding FERM domain-containing protein 5-like, coding for MTSCRVILLDEAEIDVTITEHSTGNDVFSNVCKYLNLIETDYFGIIRKTSDREHNWINLEKSLHKQIVKEERANLIFHFAVKFYPTDPTFLREEITK